The Hippoglossus hippoglossus isolate fHipHip1 chromosome 2, fHipHip1.pri, whole genome shotgun sequence genome includes a region encoding these proteins:
- the LOC117776702 gene encoding cilia- and flagella-associated protein 251-like isoform X2, with translation MREEGTDDRVEEEKEEEEVDGRKEENNETVDEDVEDSEEKETTREIHHTEKEEEMEEEDEEEAEKVNKEPDGGGEENDAGKQEEEEEGKQDNDAEEEEEEEEVKTASDQEENTEEEKQLNEETTDKEIKHVEDSDSSSSSSLGSTETLSHDGVRPEDERKEGENDSGRQNSEDVCLTSPDMDKDSEEVLLSSSDALTQSAETSLHPVDARLGETAETSPEPLTGLKLENKGTGMDAAAQSSVETGRESTKLGPNQNPAMEAKEAEGAKEEGGQNSPDMNGEADDKKSGSRQSSKYKTVSYRRIRRGNTKQRIDEFESMMNF, from the exons ATGAGGGAAGAAGGTACGGACGACAgagtggaggaagaaaaggaggaagaggaggtggatggaagaaaagaagaaaacaacgaGACAGTGGATGAAGATGTGGAAGAttcagaggagaaagaaacaacaagAGAGATACATCacactgaaaaagaagaagagatggaggaagaagatgaagaggaagcagagaaagtaaataaagaaccagatggtggaggagaagaaaatgatgctgggaaacaagaagaagaggaggagggaaaacaagacaatgatgctgaagaagaggaggaagaagaagaggtgaagaCTGCATCAGACCAAGAGGAaaatacagaagaagaaaaacagctgaACGAGGAAACAactgataaagaaataaaacacgtTGAAGATTCagattcatcatcatcttcatcactcgGCTCCACTGAAACACTGAGTCATGATGGAGTGAGACCAGAGgacgagaggaaagagggagagaacgaCTCTGGCAGACAGAACAGTGAGGACGTTTGTCTCACATCACCGGACATGGACAAAGACTCTGAGGAGGTTTTACTGAGCAGCTCCGACGCTTTGACTCAATCTGCAGAGACGAGTCTTCATCCTGTCGACGCTCGACTGGGAGAAACGGCAGAGACGTCACCTGAACCACTCACAG GCTTGAAGCTGGAGAACAAAGGGACTGGGATGGACGCAGCTGCTCAGTCGTCCGTGGAAACCGGACGGGAAAGCACCAAGCTCGGTCCGAACCAGAACCCGGCGATGGAAGCGAAGGAGGCCGAAGGGGCCAAAGAGGAAGGAGGTCAGAACTCCCCGGACATGAACGGAGAGGCGGACGACAAGAAGAGCGGCAGCCGCCAGTCATCGAAGTACAAAACTGTGTCGTACAGGAGGATCCGCAGAGGAAACACCAAACAGAGGATCGACGAGTTTGAGTCCATGATGAACTTCTGA
- the LOC117776702 gene encoding cilia- and flagella-associated protein 251-like isoform X1 produces MREEGTDDRVEEEKEEEEVDGRKEENNETVDEDVEDSEEKETTREIHHTEKEEEMEEEDEEEAEKVNKEPDGGGEENDAGKQEEEEEGKQDNDAEEEEEEEEVKTASDQEENTEEEKQLNEETTDKEIKHVEDSDSSSSSSLGSTETLSHDGVRPEDERKEGENDSGRQNSEDVCLTSPDMDKDSEEVLLSSSDALTQSAETSLHPVDARLGETAETSPEPLTDRPTSGLKLENKGTGMDAAAQSSVETGRESTKLGPNQNPAMEAKEAEGAKEEGGQNSPDMNGEADDKKSGSRQSSKYKTVSYRRIRRGNTKQRIDEFESMMNF; encoded by the exons ATGAGGGAAGAAGGTACGGACGACAgagtggaggaagaaaaggaggaagaggaggtggatggaagaaaagaagaaaacaacgaGACAGTGGATGAAGATGTGGAAGAttcagaggagaaagaaacaacaagAGAGATACATCacactgaaaaagaagaagagatggaggaagaagatgaagaggaagcagagaaagtaaataaagaaccagatggtggaggagaagaaaatgatgctgggaaacaagaagaagaggaggagggaaaacaagacaatgatgctgaagaagaggaggaagaagaagaggtgaagaCTGCATCAGACCAAGAGGAaaatacagaagaagaaaaacagctgaACGAGGAAACAactgataaagaaataaaacacgtTGAAGATTCagattcatcatcatcttcatcactcgGCTCCACTGAAACACTGAGTCATGATGGAGTGAGACCAGAGgacgagaggaaagagggagagaacgaCTCTGGCAGACAGAACAGTGAGGACGTTTGTCTCACATCACCGGACATGGACAAAGACTCTGAGGAGGTTTTACTGAGCAGCTCCGACGCTTTGACTCAATCTGCAGAGACGAGTCTTCATCCTGTCGACGCTCGACTGGGAGAAACGGCAGAGACGTCACCTGAACCACTCACAG atCGACCGACTTCAGGCTTGAAGCTGGAGAACAAAGGGACTGGGATGGACGCAGCTGCTCAGTCGTCCGTGGAAACCGGACGGGAAAGCACCAAGCTCGGTCCGAACCAGAACCCGGCGATGGAAGCGAAGGAGGCCGAAGGGGCCAAAGAGGAAGGAGGTCAGAACTCCCCGGACATGAACGGAGAGGCGGACGACAAGAAGAGCGGCAGCCGCCAGTCATCGAAGTACAAAACTGTGTCGTACAGGAGGATCCGCAGAGGAAACACCAAACAGAGGATCGACGAGTTTGAGTCCATGATGAACTTCTGA
- the plaat1l gene encoding phospholipase A and acyltransferase 3 produces MGLDHSHPQVFPGDIVEYPRNKYFSHFAVYYGERDGVPYVAHLTCRDSDAKLPLFGRALRSQVKLDPLDMLGKKYKVSNMLDDSFSARDFHTVVKPSIDDMIGREVTFDILFHNSEHQATLFRYGVKRSDQIEKIYKYIMPAWKKLFVNKKL; encoded by the exons ATGGGTCTG GATCATTCTCACCCTCAGGTTTTCCCTGGCGACATCGTGGAGTATCCCAGGAACAAATACTTCTCTCACTTCGCAGTGTACTACGGGGAGAGGGACGGCGTTCCCTACGTGGCTCACCTGACATGTCGAG atTCAGATGCGAAGCTGCCACTGTTTGGCCGAGCTCTGAGGTCACAGGTCAAACTTGATCCTCTGGACATGCTGGGGAAGAAAtacaag GTCAGCAACATGCTGGACGACTCGTTCTCGGCCCGAGACTTCCACACCGTGGTGAAGCCTTCCATCGACGACATGATAGGTCGGGAGGTGACCTTTGACATCCTGTTCCACAACAGCGAGCACCAGGCCACGCTCTTCAGATACGGGGTGAAGCGGTCTGATCAG atagagaaaatatataaatacatcatGCCGGCCTGGAAGAAGCTGTTTGTGAACAAGAAGCTGTGA
- the LOC117776673 gene encoding zinc finger protein 513-like, whose protein sequence is MPRRKQSNPQPVKLELEDGAVVCEPSCLVLESDFLLSGDLEFGDSEIMGLERDTGMTVFSLSVEDDPSAPADTFPAFLSCKGCGQLLGDSPLGAGLDLGVGLDLGVELYCLSCEEGVHHAASLDSSPVSNLLDASIGGRSDRKRRSIGKTDAMGDVPAKLYSCSLCSFTTRYSNHLKRHMKTHDGQKPYHCPVCPYASAQLVNLQRHARTHTGEKPYRCLQCSYACSSLGNLRRHQRMHTQERPQRREKEKRRGRRKKTNAESEEVVSDLTLRVSQDSGYLHTLGALGSPSAPLPVLLFPLCCRACGLTLEEADLDGDKADGEGDGDGGQVCRRCSLDPTDGSAPCGPAESRGSRRGQRGTKLYRCPHCPFLSHYPNHLARHAHTHSEEKPHRCPHCSYTSSHLDNLKRHMRVHTGEKPYQCPSCSYACGNLANLRRHERIHSGAKPFHCGVCGYSCNQSMNLKRHMLRHTGEKPYACAECDYTTGHWDNYKRHQRKHGHNTDSWDKHAPVNGLSWSADGQESESQGQEHS, encoded by the exons ATGCCGCGGAGGAAACAGTCCAACCCGCAGCCGGTGAaac TGGAGTTGGAGGATGGGGCTGTGGTGTGTGAGCCGAGCTGCCTGGTGCTGGAGAGCGACTTCCTGCTGAGCGGAGATCTGGAGTTTGGAGACTCTGAGATCATGGGGCTGGAAAGAGACACTG GTATGACGGTGTTCTCTCTGAGCGTAGAGGACGACCCGTCAGCGCCGGCGGACACGTTCCCAGCGTTCCTCTCCTGTAAAGGATGTGGTCAGCTGCTGGGAGACTCTCCTCTGGGGGCCGGCTTGGATCTCGGTGTGGGTCTGGACCTGGGGGTGGAGCTTTACTGCCTGAGCTGCGAGGAAGGCGTCCACCACGCGGCGTCCCTCGACTCCTCCCCGGTGTCCAACCTGTTGGACGCCTCCATCGGCGGCCGctctgacaggaagaggaggagcataGGTAAGACGGACGCCATGGGCGACGTCCCGGCCAAACTGTACTCGTGCTCGCTCTGCAGCTTCACCACGCGTTACTCCAACCACCTGAAACGCCACATGAAGACCCACGACGGCCAGAAGCCGTACCACTGCCCCGTCTGCCCCTACGCCTCCGCCCAGCTGGTCAACCTGCAGCgccacgcacgcacgcacaccgGGGAGAAGCCGTACCGCTGCCTCCAGTGCAGCTACGCCTGCAGCTCCCTGGGCAACCTGCGGAGGCACCAGCGCATGCACACGCAAGAGAGGcctcagaggagagagaaggagaaacgGCGAGGGAGGCGGAAAAAGACAAACGCTGAAAGTGAAGAAG TCGTGTCGGACCTGACGTTGCGAGTGTCCCAGGACTCGGGTTACCTCCACACGCTGGGGGCCCTGGGCTCTCCCTCGGCCCCGCTCCccgtcctcctcttccccctctgcTGCCGGGCGTGCGGCCTCACCCTGGAGGAGGCCGACCTGGACGGGGACAAGGCGGACGGCGAGGGGGACGGCGACGGAGGACAG GTGTGTCGTCGCTGCTCGTTGGACCCTACAGATGGCTCCGCCCCCTGCGGCCCCGCCGAGTCTCGAGGATCCCGCCGAGGTCAGCGAGGCACCAAGCTGTACCGCTGCCCGCACTGCCCCTTCCTGTCCCACTACCCCAACCACCTGGCCCGCCACGCCCACACCCACTCTGAGGAGAAACCCCACCGCTGCCCCCACTGCTCCTACACCTCCTCGCACCTCGACAACCTAAAACGCCACATGCGCGTGCACACGGGCGAGAAGCCTTACCAGTGCCCGTCGTGCAGCTACGCCTGCGGGAACCTGGCCAACCTGCGGCGGCACGAGCGCATCCACTCGGGCGCCAAGCCCTTCCACTGCGGCGTCTGCGGCTACTCGTGCAACCAGAGCATGAACCTGAAGAGGCACATGCTGCGGCACACGGGCGAGAAGCCGTACGCCTGCGCCGAGTGCGACTACACCACGGGTCACTGGGACAACTACAAGCGCCACCAGAGGAAACACGGGCACAACACGGACAGCTGGGACAAGCACGCGCCCGTCAACGGCCTCAGCTGGAGCGCAGACGGTCAGGAGAGCGAGAGTCAGGGACAGGAGCACAgttag